A genomic stretch from Solanum stenotomum isolate F172 chromosome 8, ASM1918654v1, whole genome shotgun sequence includes:
- the LOC125872995 gene encoding NDR1/HIN1-like protein 10 yields the protein MADPNRPVTGYPAAAGPPPNHNGYPSAQPPPPATAYPYAAPPYYNNYPYPDPYAAQRNTFLRRVIAILVASTIITGTILFVIWIVILPRIPEFQVDSLSVSNLNLSNSLITANWDLRFTARNPNKKLTLYYDEIAAAIFYDSLSIADTTVPPFFMDRVNETSQEVRFVASGAYVEKWAFEGMGKERVEKASVRFNVRMVARVSFKAGAWRARRRYLRVYCGDLSVGVALNKSSGNLLGGQRQCRVGL from the coding sequence ATGGCTGACCCGAATCGACCCGTTACCGGTTACCCCGCCGCCGCCGGTCCTCCTCCAAACCACAATGGCTACCCCTCTGCTCAACCTCCACCTCCGGCCACCGCCTACCCTTACGCTGCACCACCGTATTACAACAACTACCCCTACCCAGACCCTTACGCGGCCCAGCGTAATACCTTTCTCCGACGAGTGATAGCTATACTTGTTGCTTCTACGATCATCACCGGAACAATTCTCTTTGTCATCTGGATTGTCATTCTTCCACGCATCCCTGAGTTTCAAGTCGACTCGCTCTCTGTTTCTAACCTCAATCTGTCGAATTCCCTCATAACTGCTAACTGGGATCTCCGATTTACTGCCAGGAATCCAAACAAGAAGCTTACTCTGTACTACGACGAAATTGCTGCTGCGATTTTCTATGATTCACTCTCAATTGCTGATACTACGGTTCCACCTTTCTTTATGGATAGGGTAAACGAGACTTCCCAGGAGGTTAGATTTGTTGCGTCTGGGGCGTATGTGGAGAAATGGGCTTTTGAGGGTATGGGAAAAGAGAGGGTTGAAAAGGCAAGTGTTAGATTCAATGTGAGGATGGTAGCTAGGGTTAGTTTTAAAGCTGGAGCTTGGAGAGCAAGGAGGAGGTATTTGAGAGTTTACTGTGGGGATTTGTCAGTTGGAGTTGCGTTAAACAAGTCTTCTGGGAACTTGCTTGGAGGACAAAGGCAGTGTCGGGTTGGGCTGTGA